A segment of the Planctomycetota bacterium genome:
GTCCTCGGCCTGTCGTTTTTCCTCGGTCGCAAGGGGCAGTCGGCGGCCGGCTACTACGCCGCCCACGGTCAGATCCACTGGTTCGTCAACGGCATCGCCTTCGCGGGGGACTATCTCTCCGCGGCGTCGTTCCTCGGCATCTGCGGGATGATCGCCTTCACCGGCTACGACGGCTTCCTGTACTCGATCGGATTCCTCGCCGGCTGGATCGTCGCCCTGTTCGTGATCGCCGAGCCGATCAAGGCGCTCGGCCGGTTCACGTTCGCCGACGCGCTCGACGCGCGCTTTCGCAGCCGCGGCATCAAGCTCGCGGTGGCGATCTCGACGTTGGTGGTGAGCGTCTTCTACCTGATCCCGCAGATGGTCGGGGCCGGGTCGCTGATCCGGCCGCTTCTCGGACTTCCCCACGAGGCCGGGGTGATCCTCGTCGGCGTCACCGTGACCCTGATCGTCGTCACCGCGGGGATGGTTTCGACGACGTGGGTCCAGTTCATCAAGGGGTCGCTGCTGGTGTTTTTCTGCGGCGTCCTCACCGTGTTGATCCTCCAGCGCGGCCTGAAGGAGAATGCCGGCCGCCCCGGCGTCGAGGACCTCACGCCGCAGGTCCGCACCGTGACCCCCGCGGGCGCCGTACTCGTCGACGGGGTGGCGCAATCGCGCGACCACGACCTCCGCCCCGTCGGGACGATCGCCGCCCTGCCGGAGCGGTTCGCCGGGCGGCGCGAGACCGGGCCGCTGGGGGCGCTTGAATACCTCGCCGTGCTCGAGGACTCGTCGATCGTCACCTGGGCGGGAAAGAAGGCCGCCACCGCCGCCGGCACCGAGACGACGTTCACCCCCGTCGTCCGCTCCGGGGCGGAGCTGCTCAAGCCGGGGGGCTCGTTCAAGGGACTGACCACCGGCAGGCTCGCCGACCGGCTCGACTTCGCCAGCCTGATGCTCGCGCTGTTCTGTGGCACCGCCTCGCTGCCGCACATCCTCATCCGCTACTACACCGTCAAGGACGGCGAGGCGGCACGGCGCAGCACCGTGGTGGGGATCGCCGCGATCGGCGTGTTCTACGTCCTCACCCTGTACCTCGGCCTCGGGGCGATGACCTCCGGGGCCCTCGACCCGACCGACACCAACATGGCGGCGCCGCTGCTGGCCAAGAGCTTCAACGACACGCTGTTCGCGGTGATTTCGGCGATTGCCTTCACCACCGTGCTCGGCACCGTGAGCGGATTGATCATGGCGGGGAGCGGCGCGGTGGCCCACGACCTCGTCGAGCACGTCCTCGGCGTGGCGATGACCGACCACGAGAAGGTTCGCTGCGGCAAGGTCGCGGCCGTCGTCCTCGGCGTCGTGGCGATGGGCCTCGGGATCGTGTTCCGCGACTTCAACGTCAGCTTCCTCGTCGGCTGGGCGTTCAACATCGCCGCCAGCGCCAATCTCCCGGCGCTGGTGATGCTGCTGTTCTGGCCGCGGACGACCAAGCAGGGGATCATCGCGGCAGTCACGGTCGGGATGCTGTCGTCGCTGGCGTGGATCCTCCTCTCCGCCGACACCTTCGAGAAGGTCTACGGCTGGCCGCGCGAGGCGGCACCGATGCCCTTCAGCCAGCCGGGTCTGGTGACGATCCCGCTGGGGTTCGCGGTCCTCGTCGCGGTGTCGCTGCTGACGGCGCCACGGCCGGCGGAGGGGAGAGCGTGAGCGGCGATCCCGGCGTGATCCGCTGTGCCCCACGGCACCTCGGGGCGATCCGCGAGATCTACAACGACGCCATCGTCGGCACCACCGCCCTCTACGAATACCACCCGCGCAGCGCCGAGACGGTCGCGGCCTGGTGGGACGGCAAGTCGCGGGCGGGCCTGCCGGTGCTCGGCATCGAGGCCGACGACGGGGCGCTGGCCGGGTTCGCCACCTGGGGCCCGTTCCGTCCCTTCCCGGCGTTCAAGTACACCGTCGAGCACTCGGTCTACGTCCACCCCGCCCACCGCGGCCGCGGTGTCGGGCGCCGGTTGCTCGCGGCGATCGTCGCCGAGGCGACGGCACGCGAACTGCATCTTCTCGTCGGCGGCATCGACGCCGACAACGTCGCCAGCAAAACGCTCCACCGCCGGGCGGGGTTCGCCCACGCCGGCACGATCCGCCAGGCGGGGTTCAAGTTCGGCCGCTGGCTCGACCTCGAGTTCTGGCAGCTCCACCTCGCCGGCCCGGAGCGACCCGTCGACGGCTGACCGCGATCCGGTCGGTTCGCGGCCCGTGGCCCAGGGGGTCTCGGCCACCGGCGCACCGGGAAACCCTCGGCGTGTGCCGCGGTCGCCTGCGTGGACTGCGTGAGCCGGCCATCCCGCGGCCGGTCAGGGCCGGAGAGGGCCTCGTTCACGGACAGTTCAGACGCGCGGCAGTTCGTAGCCCTTGCGGTATTCCTTCGTGAACAGCGCGTTGGCGGCGCTGTCGAGGGCCCGTTCGGCCTTCGGGTCGATCTCCAACTCGCGGCCGAGGAACAGCTTCGTCTCGGCGAAGTCGACTCCGTTCTCGGCGAGATGCGCCTCGAAGCCCTCGAGCGTCTTCTTCACCGCCGCCTCGTTGGCGGAAAGCGTGGGCCGCGTGCCGGCCGGCACCGCCGTGCCGAGCGCCCAGGAGACGTTGCCGAGGTGGGCCAGGGCGCTCGACAGATGGCCGTCTTCGATGTCGAGGACGAGGTCGGTGTGGTTACGGCTTTTGATCGCGGTGACGAGGTTGGCGAAATGGGCCTGGCTCGAGCCGCCGCTCCACTTCCCCAGTTCGTGGCCGTCGTAGTCGAATGCCACCCCCGACTGGTAATTGGTCGACACCGCGTAGCCCTCGGTGCCCCACCAGATGTTGCCGACTGCGAGCGGCCCGCCGGCGAGCCCGAACGTGACCGGCGTCTTGATCTCGAGCCCGCGGACATCGGAGATGAGCAGGGCGTCGTCCCACTGGAAGAGAGTGACCTGGCTGTTGGCGACGTCGCCGTTGTCGCGGTAGCCGAGGCGGCCGCCGAGGCTGACGACGCGGCGGGGGAACTCGGCCTTGCCGAGTCCCCAGCGAGCCTTGTCGAGCTCGTGGGGGTTTTGGTTGCCGATGTCGCCGTTGCCGGTGCGCTTGTCCCAGTGCCAGTCATAGTGGAGGCGCTGGCGGATCGGCACCTCGGCCGGCGCCGGGCCGGCCCAGAGGTCGAAGTCGAGCCCCGGCGGCAGCGGCGCCGGCGTGTCGACCAGACCGATGCTCGGGCGGCGCTTGTAGCACAGCGCGTGGGCGACCTTCACCGCCCCGAGCTTGCCGCTGCGGACGAAGTCGATCGTCTCGCGCATCCCGGTCATGCTCCGGCTCTGCGCCCCCATCTGGCACATCTTCCCGAGCTTCCGTGCCCACTGCGTGATCACCCGTCCCTCTTCGACGGTGTGGCTGCAGGGCTTCTCGACGTACACGTCCTTGCCGGCCTGCATCGCCCAGATCGCCATCAGCGCGTGCCAATGGTTGGGCGAGGCGATCGACACCAGGTCGATGTCCTTCCGCTCGAGGAGCTTGCGGATGTCCTTCTCGTACTGCGGCGGGCGCTGGAGCGACGCGAAGCGCTTCTCGTACTTGCCGAACGCGGCCGGGTCGCAGTCGCAGATCGCCGCCAGCTCCGTCTCGGGGTGGGCGAGCCACTGCGAGATGTGCTCCCCACCGCGGCCGTTGGTGCCGACGACGGCGACGCGCAGCTTGTCGTTGGGCCCGACGCGGCGCGGGGTGGTGGCGGGCGCCTCGGCGGCGCCACCCCGCGGCATCCCGGCGAGCGACGCGGCGGCCAGGGCCAAGGTCCGTTCGAGCATGTCACGGCGGCGGATCGTCATGGTTCACCCTCCCCTCGGCGTCCGGATCGAACACGAGCGGAAGAGTTTACCACTGGGCTGATGCCCTCGCGCCGGGGCCATGGATGGCCCCGCGGGCGCGAAAGTCAGCCCACCCTGGGCAGCTCGTAGCCGCGGCGGTATTCGCGGCTGAACAGGGCGTTGGCGTCGGCGTCGGTCGACCGCTCTGTAATCGGATCGAGGACCAGTTCGCGGCCGCGGGAGAGACGCGTCGTCGCCAGATCGACACGGTTGTCGTCGAGGTAGCGCTGGAAGCTCGCCAGCGTGTCGCTGACGTGACCACCGAAGGGGAAGTCGAGGTGACCGAGCGACAGCGGCGTCCGTGGCTCGAGCGGCTCGCCGAGTGCCCACGAGACGTTGCCAAGGTGCGCCAGGGCACTGGAGAGGTGGCCGTCCTCGATGTCGAGGTGGAGGTCGGCGGGGTCGCGGCTCTTGATCGCCGTGACGAAGTTGGCGAAATGCGCCTGGTAGGTGCCGCCGCTCCACCGCCCCAGCTCGTGGCCGTCGTAGTCGAAGGCGATCCCCGACGAGTAATTCGGGCCGACGGCATAGCCGCTGGTGCCATACCAGATGTTGCAGGCGCCGTTGAACGGCCCGCCGGCGAGTCCGAACGTGACCGGCGTCTTGATCTCGAGCCCGCGGACATCGGAGATGAGCAGGGCGTCGTCCCACTGGTAGAGGGTGACTTGGCTATTGGCGACGTCGCCGTTGTCGCGGTAGCCGAGCCGGCCGCCGAGGCTGACGACGCGGCGCGGGAGCTCGTGCTTGCCGAGGGCCCAGCGTGCCTTGTCGAGCTCGTGGGGGTTTTGGTTGCCGATGTCGCCGTTGCCGGTGCGCTTGTCCCAGTGCCAGTCATAGTGCAGGCGCTGGCGGATCGGGACCTCGGCCGGGGCCGGGCCGGCCCAGAGGTCGAAGTCGAGCCCCGGCGGCAGCGGCGCCGGCGTGTCGACCAGACCGATCGAGTCGCGGCGGCGGTAACAGATCGCCCGGGCGACCGTGACCGGTCCGATCGCCCCGCTGGCGAGGAACTCGAGGGTCTGCCGCATCCCGGTCATGCTCCGGCTCTGCACCCCCATCTGGCACATCTTCCCGAGGTTCCGCGCCCACTGCGTGATCACCCGTCCCTCCTCGACGGTGTGGCTGCAGGGCTTCTCGACATACACGTCCTTGCCGGCCTGCATCGCCCACACCGCCATCAGCGCGTGCCAGTGGTTGGGGGTGGCGATCGAGACGGCGTCGATGTCCTTCCGCTCGAGGAGGCGGCGGACGTCGGCGACCGCCTCGGGCAGCCGGCGCGGCGGCTGCTTGCGTTTCTCCACCTGTGCCAGGCAGCGCGCCGATGCGGCTGGATCACAGTCGCAGATCGCCACCAGTTCGACGCCGGGCGTGTCGAGCCAGTTGTCGACGTGGGCCCGGCCCTGGCCGTTGACGCCGATGACGGCGACCCGCAGCGTGTCGCCGGTCGCGATGGCCGCAGCCGTGGCGGCAGGCTCGGCGGCCACCGGCGGCCGACCGTCGGCCAGCGCCGCGGTGGCCAGGGCGAGTGCCTGCGAGACGAAGTCACGGCGGCTGGTGGCCATGCGAACGCTCCCCCGGGTTGGCCGAGCAGACCGTGGAAAAACTGATCGGCCGCCGGATGCAGCCGATGGCGTTGTCCACGGACAGCAAGCCCCGGGGAGTCTACCGCGGCGCGCCGCCGCGCCGGTCAGGCGCCGGGGCGACGGAAATGCCGGTAGGCCTGGAGGACGTCGTAGAGGTCACTCGAGACGGTCACTTCGTCCGACTCGAAGTCGGTCAGCCAGGTGCGGTTGCTGGCGACGGCATCGGCGAGGATCGGCAGGATTTCGCCGAGCGTGACCTGCACGCCCCGTTCCTGGGCCGCCACCTGCAGGGTGCCGACCGACTCGGTCTCCGGACCGGTGTAGACCCGAAACTTGCGCAGCGCCATTGGTGCACACTCCCTTGCCTGGGCTTTTCCGGGCCTGAGGGTCGGCCGGGAACGAGCGGTCGCGACGGCGGGACGCGTGCCATCCGGGCACCGGACCCGTCCGAAAGCCACTTCATCGGCGCGCGGGACCGGGCGACTTTGAAAAAAAGCCCCCGGCGGGTAGGAAACCCCCAGGTTTCCCGTGGGTCCCGGGAAGGGGGGCGTCAGGCCCCCACCGGGTCCGTCCCTTCCTGCAGCCCTCGGCCGAGCCGCCCGGCACGGAACGCGGCCCCCATCGACGTCGGCACCAGTGCCTCGGCCTGCAGGAGACGGGCCTTGTTCTCCGCCGTCGCGGCCTTCATCTCCTGCTCACGGGCGATCGCCACGCTGCGCCGCTCCTCGGCCTTCGCCCGGGCGACGCGCGTGTCGGCCTCGGCCTGGTCGGCCTGGAGGCGGGCGCCGATGTTCTCGCCGACCTCGATGTCGGCGATGTCGATCGACACGATCTGAAACGCCGTCTGCGCGTCGAGGCCGCGCTGGAGCACCGCCTTGGAAATCGTGTCGGGGTGCTCCATGACGTCGAAATGGCTTTCCGCCGAGCCGATCGACGTGATGATCCCCTCACCGACGCGGGCGATGATCGTCTCCTCGGTGGCGCCGCCGATGAGCTGCTGGATGTTGGTCCGCACGGTGACCCGCGCGGCGATCTTCAGTTCGACGCCGTTCTTGGCGACGGCCGACAGGGTCGACTTGCCGCTGGCATTGTCGGGGCAGTCGATGACCTTGGGGTTGACGCTGGTCTGGACGGCGTCGAGGACGTCGCGGCCGGCGAGGTCGATGGCGCAGGCCTTGTCGAAGTCGAGGTCGATGTCGGCGCGGTGGGCGGCGATCAGGGCGCGGATCACCCGCGGCACGTCACCGCCGGCGAGGTAGTGGGCCTCGAGCTTGCGCGACGAGATCTCGCGCCCCAGTCCGGCCTGCACGGCCATGATCCGCGCCTGGACGATCGTCCGCGCGTTGACCTTCCGCAGGCTCATGCCGAGCAGCTCGAGGAACGAGATCGGCGCCTTCGACCAGTAGGCCTGGAACCACAGCTGGCCGTAGTTGAACACCAGCGTGAGCATCACCAGGGCCACGAGGCCGAGGATGACGAGCAAACCCACGAACACCGGCTGCGGGATCGGCGGCATCGGCATCTCTTCCAGGGAGGAGCGGGGTACGCGAACCCGCCCGACAGAGCGTAGTTCCGGGATTCGGGCAGGGGAAAAACCACCGCCGGACCCCGCGAATCGGGCCTTCTTTCGCCCTCCCGAGGCCGCCGGTGGCCGCACCCCCCGCCGTTCGGTGGACCGTCGCTGCGGACGAACGGGTCGGAACGGGCCGTCCGCCGGTCAGTACACCAGCACGCTCTCGACCCGGGCCGGTGCGAGGCGCTCCCGCCCGCCGAGCGCCGCCAGTTCCACCAGGAACGCCGCCCCCACCACTGACGCGCCGCCCGCCTCGGCCAGCCGCATGCAGGCCGCCGCCGTGCCCCCCGTCGCGAGGACGTCGTCGACCACCAGGACCCTGGCCCCGGCGGCGAGGATCCCGCGGTGCATCTCCAATCGGTCGCGGCCGTATTCGAGGTCGTAGTCGTGGCCGATCGTGTCGGCCGGCAGCTTGCCCGGCTTGCGCACCGGCACGACGCCGATCCCCAGCCGCAGCGCCACCGGCACCGCGAACAGGAACCCGCGCGCCTCGACGGCGACGACGGCGTCGAGGCCTGCCCCCAGCCATGGAGCCGCGAGGCGCTCGACGGCCGTCGCCAGGGCCGGACCGTCGGCCAGCAGCGGCGTGATGTCGCGGAACAGGATCCCCGGCTTGGGGAAGTCGGGGATGTCGCGGATGTGGCGTGTCAGATCGACGGGGGCCATCGAGGTCTCCGGTTGGGGGGCAGGGACGGCCTGGCGGCCGCAGACACTCAGGCCCCTTGCCTGAGGCGGATCCGGACTCGGGGCGCGGCGTCGATCTCGGCGGCCAGCGCCGCCAGGGTCTCCGACTCGATCTGGCGCACGCGCTCCCGCGTCAGCCCGAGCACGGCGCCGATCTGCTTGAGGGTCATCGGCTCCCCGCCACCGAGGCCGAAGCGGAGGCGGAGGATCGTCGCCGCCCGCTCGTCGAGCCGCTCGATCCGGGCGAGCACGTAACGCAGCGTGTCGGCGTCGAGGAGCACCTCGGCGGGACAGCGCGTGTTCTCGTCGCGGATCAGGTCGCCGAGCGACCAGCCGCCGTCGGCCTGGTCGGTCTGCGGCGCGGCCTGATGGACGTGGATCGCCTTCTTGATGATCGGCAGTTTCTTGCGGGCCAGGCCGAGGGACCGTGCCACCTCCTCGGGGGTCGGCGTGCGCCCGAGGGCGTCGAACAGGCGGGCCGAGGCGCGCCGCCATTTCGACAGCAGCTCGACCATGTAGGCGGGGATCCGGATCGTCTTTCCGGAGTTGATCAACGCCCGCTTGATCGACTGCTTGATCCAGTAGCTGGCGTAGGTGCTGAAGCGCGTGCCGACCTTGGGGTCGAATCCCTCGACGGCGCGCAGCAGCCCGAGGTTGCCCTCCTCGATGAGGTCGGGGAGCGGAAGGCCGCGGTTGGCGTAGCCGCGGGCGATGTTGACCACCAGGCGCAGGTTCGCCCGCACCATGTGGTCGCGGGCGGCGGCGTCGCCGGCGGCGATCGCGGTCGCCAGCCGCTTCTCGTCGTCAGCGGTGAGCAGCGCCGTGTCGTTGATGTCGCGGAGATAGGTCTCCAGCGGGTTTTGCACTCCGTGGGACGACGGCCGGCGGCGGGGGGTTGGCATGGTCGGCGGCGATTCCGGATGAGGGATGATGGATGGATGAGGAGAAAGCCGGTCGCGGCGGTGACGAGTCCCCCGTGGGCGACCCGCACCGGCATCGCGTCCCGACGAAGAGGATATCGGCGGCATCGCCGACGCTCTGCACAAGCGGGGCAAGCGCGGCCGGGTGTGCGGCCTGTAGCGACGGTTGCGCGGCGCTCGGGCAAGAGCCTTCGAGCGTGTCCGGCGACGACCGGGGAAACACCGGGCGTTTTCCCGGTCGCCCGAGTGGACTGCATGAGCCGGCCGTCCCGCGACCGGCGGCTTTGTCCACGGACAATCAGCGCCGCCGCGGGTCGATCTGACCGGTCGGGGTCAGCTCGTCGATGATCTTGGGGATGTAGCGGCTGAGGACCTCGGCGAGGTGCTCACGATCGATGTTGCGCTTCCGCGCCAACTCGTCGATCTCGCGGCTGCCGAACACGTCGTCGATCTGCCGACGATCGACCGGCTTGTTGGGACCGGTCCGGACCCACGAATCGACCTGCTCACGCAGCCCCTTCTCCTCGAACTGGCGGACGACGTCGGGGAGCTTCTCGGCCTGGCCACCGCCGAAGATCTGCTTGAAGATCTCGGAGAGATCGTCGGGAGACGGCATCCCCTGCGGCGGGCCGCCCTGCGGGCCGCGCCCCTGGGGCGGCTGCGGGGCGCGCTGCGGTTGCTGCGGTTGCTGTTGCTGCTGCTGGGCGCCGGCCAGCACCTGCTTGAGGATCTCACCGAGAATGTCCATGCGTCGCTCCTGGGAATCGTCAGTGACAAGAAAAGAACCGGGAAGCCCGCGATTGTAGAGGGGCGTCACCGGCGGAGAAAGCATCGGGACCGGACGGCGCCGGCCGGTCGGGGCGTCAGGAATCGGCGGGCGTGACCCCGAGGACGACGTCGAACGCGGCGGTGAGCTCGCCGATCCGCGATCCTTCCAGCGGGCGGAAGTCGGCCAGCACGCTGTCGCGCACCGGACCGGCCGGAAGCGCGCGGAGGATCCCGTCACGCTCATTGCCGGCATCGCCGCGCACGTAGCACTGCGTGGTGAGCAGGCGGGTGTCACCGCGGCTGATGCGGACGTGGATGTGGGGCGCGCGCCCCGGGTAGGCCACCGGCTTGATCGTGCGGAAGCCGTAGCGGCCGTCGGTGCCGGTGACGAACCGGCCGTACCCCTGGAAATGTCCGTCGCGGCGCGAGCCATTGACGCTGCCCGAGTGGAGGTAGGCCCCATGGGCGTCGCACTGCCAGATCTCGACCACGGCGCCGCGCAGCGGCGTGCCGGTGGCGGAGAGGATCCGGCCCGACAGCCAGGTGACGACGCCGTCGGCCGGCGACGACGAGTCGTTGATGATCAGCAGGTCGTTGTCGGTGTCGAGCGGCAGCCGGTCGGGAAAGAACGGGCCCTCGGTCTGGGCGGCAGTGCGGACCAGTTCGTCGGCGTAGGCACCGCGACGGGTGGCGAACACCGTTCCGAGCGCCGCCATCCCGAGAAGGCGACGGCGGCTCGCGGCGGGCAACGGCCGGGGAAGGAAACCGGGCTGCAGCATGATGACCTCGCGCGGGGGCTGGGACGCGGCGGAGGGGCAGTATATCGGTCGCCGTCGGTCGGGGCGGGATCGGTTCACTCCGGCGACGTGGTTTCCCCGCCCGAGCGCGTCCCGAGCGCGCGCCACACCGCCAGCGCGACATCGTCGCCGAGCGCACGGACCGAGCCGTCCATCATCGCGACGGCGACCGTCCCGGCGTGATGGCTCCGCGCGGTGATCGCCGCGAACGTGCGAATCGTGGCGCTGTTGCCCTCCTGGCGCGAGTTGTAGTCGATGTCGTGCGTGATCCCGCCGACGGTGAGGGGGACTCGCGTGTTCGGCGTGAACACGGTCGTGAACCCGGCGTGGTGGACGCGGCCGTCGGGCCATTCGGTGTGGCCGGTGCAGTCGTTGGTCGTGGGACCGAGCTTGGGATCCGACGGGCTACCGCCGGCCAGCGCGACCACCTCGGCCGGGAGCGTCGGCGGCAGGGGGGCGGGGAAAGTCGCTCCGGGGTCGGCCGTGTTGCGGACGTAGGGCGTGAACGCCTTCACCTCTGCCAGGCACAGCGTCTTGGCCAGCCCGTCGGTGAACATCCCGGTCTTGAAGCGGGAGTTGGGATGGAAGGCACCGTCGCCGCCGTTTCCCGTCGCCGGGTCGTAGACGAACCACGTGCCGAAGTTGAAGCCGTAGGTGTGCGGATAGACGAACGGGGCGTTGTTCTTGAGCCGGACCGTGTCGTTCTTCTCGCTCGGGCAGAGGAAGATACCGACCCGCGTCGTGGGCACACCGGTGGTGCTGTTGGGCGGTTGGTCCCAGGCCCTCTCGAGATCGAGCTTCACCGCGGCATTCCCCTCCTCGACGAACGGGAGGATCCGGCCGAGGATGCCCCACGAGCCGTTGTTGCTGACGAACGACGTCCCCGGTGCATGGATCATGCTCGGCGGAAAGTGCCGCCGGGCGCCTTCGTAGTTGTGGACCGCCAACGCGAGTTGCCGGACGTTGTTGTGGCACCCCGTTCGCCGCGCCGCCTCGCGCGCCGCCTGGACCGCCGGGAGCAGCAGCCCCATCAGCGTGCCGATGATCGCGATCACCACCAGCAGTTCGACGAGCGTGAAACCACGGCGCGGCGCAGGGCGGCGACGACCGCTGGTGATCGGGGAGGAGGCCATGAGCACGCGCTCCTGGTCGGGGGCTGGTATCGGTCGGGGGCCGGGACCATGTCCCTTCTATGGATAGCACGGCATAGCACGTCGCGTGCCGGACGCCACGGTGCCATCCGCCGCTCGGGTCGGCCGGGAACGCGGCGGCGCTTCTCCCGCCCGGTCAACGCAGCGCGGTGAATCCGTCGCCGCGCGCGGCGAATGCTTCACCGGCCGAGCCGGTTCCGAAGCGTCGCCCGGTCGAGGCCGAGCCGCCGGGCGGCGGCGGTGAGGTTGCCCTGTTCCTGGGCGAGGATCTCCTCCGCCAGCGTTGGCTCCACCAGCGCCAGCAGGCGTGCGTGGAGGTCGGAGGGGGAGTCGGAGGTGGCGCCCTCAGCCGCCGCCCAGCGCCGCACTGCCGCCACCACCTCGGAGGCGGTGTGGCCGGGGGGCGCGGCGGTGCCGATTGGCGCCGGTAGGTGCTCCGGCAGGAGCGGGCCGCCGCGGGCGACGATGGCGGCGTGCTCGACGGCATGGCGCAGTTCGCGGACGTTGCCCGGCCAGGGGCGGATGGCGAGCGCCGCCAGGAACGCCGCGCTGACCTGCGGAGGGGGGCGGCGCCCGGCGAGGAAATGACCCACCAGCAGCGGCAGGTCGTCGAGCCGGTCGGCCAGCGGTGGCATCGCGATCGCGAACGCGGCGAGCCGGTGGTAGAGGTCGGCCCGGAACCGCCCCACCTCCCGGTCTCCGCGGAGATCGCGATTGGTGGCGGCGATGATCCGCACGTCGACGCGCTGCACCGCCGCGGCACCGACCGGCTGGATCTCGCCGCTCTCGATGACGCGCAGCAGCCGCGCCTGGACCTCGGGGGGAGCGTCGCCGATCTCGTCGAGGAACACCGTCCCGCCGTGGCCGCGGGCGAACAGCCCGGCGTGATCGGCATGGGCCCCGGTGAACGCGCCGCGGACGTGGCCGAACAGCTCGCTCTCGACCAGACCGGGCGCGAGCGCCGCGAGGTTGGCGGTGACCAGCGCCCCATGGCGCCGGGGGCCGTGGGCGTGGATCGCCCGCGCGGCCAGCTCCTTGCCGGTGCCGGTCGGGCCACTGAGGAGCACGGGCAGGTCTGCCGCCGCCGCGAGGGCAATCCGCTTGAAGACCGTCTGCATCGCCGCCGAGCGCCCCACCAGCCCGGGCGTGGTCGCTTCGGCGGGCGCCGCGTCGGCCAGCCGGTCCACCGCGAGGAGTCGGGCGACGACCGCCGTGACGTTCTCGAGATCGAACGGCTTGACGAGGTACTCTCGCGCTCCGGCCTGGACGGCGCGGACTGCGGTCTCGAGATCGCCGAACGCCGTCATCACGACGACCGCCGCGCGCGGCGCCAGCGCCAGGAAGTCGGGGATCGCGTCGATCCCGTCGCGCTCGCGGAGCCGAACGTCGAGGAGCACCAGGTCGGGCGCGGCGGACCCGCAGGCGTCGAGCGCGGCGGGGAGGTTGGCGGCGACGGCGACGTCGTGGCCGGCGTCGCGGAGCACCTCGCGAAGGCTCCAGCCGATCGCCGGCTCGTCATCGACCACGAGGATCCGGCTCATGGCACGCAGCCCAGCGCGGCGGCGACCGGCACGATCCGCTCGGCCGGTAATTCCAGTGCGAACCGCGTCCGCCCCTGGGCCCGGTCCCAGGCGAGACGGCCTCCGTGGGCCTCGGCCACGGCACCGGCGACGGCCAGCCCGAGGCCGATCCCCTCGGCCTTGCCGGTGACGAACGGCTCGTGGAGCGTGGCGGCAAGCTCGGCCGGCGGTCCGGGGCCGTCGTCCTCGACGGCGAGGCTGACGCCGGTCCCGTCGGCCGTGGCCACGAGCCGGACGCTGCCTCCCGGGCCGGCCGCGTCGATCGCGTTGAGGGCGAGATTGACAAGTGCCGCCCGCAACGGCTCGCGCCGGCCGCGGATCGCCAGGCCGGTGGCGGGCGCGCGGGCCAGGCCGACCCCGGCATG
Coding sequences within it:
- a CDS encoding cation acetate symporter, with the protein product MLHETSATAVAIFAAFVLGVLGLSFFLGRKGQSAAGYYAAHGQIHWFVNGIAFAGDYLSAASFLGICGMIAFTGYDGFLYSIGFLAGWIVALFVIAEPIKALGRFTFADALDARFRSRGIKLAVAISTLVVSVFYLIPQMVGAGSLIRPLLGLPHEAGVILVGVTVTLIVVTAGMVSTTWVQFIKGSLLVFFCGVLTVLILQRGLKENAGRPGVEDLTPQVRTVTPAGAVLVDGVAQSRDHDLRPVGTIAALPERFAGRRETGPLGALEYLAVLEDSSIVTWAGKKAATAAGTETTFTPVVRSGAELLKPGGSFKGLTTGRLADRLDFASLMLALFCGTASLPHILIRYYTVKDGEAARRSTVVGIAAIGVFYVLTLYLGLGAMTSGALDPTDTNMAAPLLAKSFNDTLFAVISAIAFTTVLGTVSGLIMAGSGAVAHDLVEHVLGVAMTDHEKVRCGKVAAVVLGVVAMGLGIVFRDFNVSFLVGWAFNIAASANLPALVMLLFWPRTTKQGIIAAVTVGMLSSLAWILLSADTFEKVYGWPREAAPMPFSQPGLVTIPLGFAVLVAVSLLTAPRPAEGRA
- a CDS encoding N-acetyltransferase family protein, which encodes MIRCAPRHLGAIREIYNDAIVGTTALYEYHPRSAETVAAWWDGKSRAGLPVLGIEADDGALAGFATWGPFRPFPAFKYTVEHSVYVHPAHRGRGVGRRLLAAIVAEATARELHLLVGGIDADNVASKTLHRRAGFAHAGTIRQAGFKFGRWLDLEFWQLHLAGPERPVDG
- a CDS encoding Gfo/Idh/MocA family oxidoreductase gives rise to the protein MTIRRRDMLERTLALAAASLAGMPRGGAAEAPATTPRRVGPNDKLRVAVVGTNGRGGEHISQWLAHPETELAAICDCDPAAFGKYEKRFASLQRPPQYEKDIRKLLERKDIDLVSIASPNHWHALMAIWAMQAGKDVYVEKPCSHTVEEGRVITQWARKLGKMCQMGAQSRSMTGMRETIDFVRSGKLGAVKVAHALCYKRRPSIGLVDTPAPLPPGLDFDLWAGPAPAEVPIRQRLHYDWHWDKRTGNGDIGNQNPHELDKARWGLGKAEFPRRVVSLGGRLGYRDNGDVANSQVTLFQWDDALLISDVRGLEIKTPVTFGLAGGPLAVGNIWWGTEGYAVSTNYQSGVAFDYDGHELGKWSGGSSQAHFANLVTAIKSRNHTDLVLDIEDGHLSSALAHLGNVSWALGTAVPAGTRPTLSANEAAVKKTLEGFEAHLAENGVDFAETKLFLGRELEIDPKAERALDSAANALFTKEYRKGYELPRV
- a CDS encoding Gfo/Idh/MocA family oxidoreductase; protein product: MATSRRDFVSQALALATAALADGRPPVAAEPAATAAAIATGDTLRVAVIGVNGQGRAHVDNWLDTPGVELVAICDCDPAASARCLAQVEKRKQPPRRLPEAVADVRRLLERKDIDAVSIATPNHWHALMAVWAMQAGKDVYVEKPCSHTVEEGRVITQWARNLGKMCQMGVQSRSMTGMRQTLEFLASGAIGPVTVARAICYRRRDSIGLVDTPAPLPPGLDFDLWAGPAPAEVPIRQRLHYDWHWDKRTGNGDIGNQNPHELDKARWALGKHELPRRVVSLGGRLGYRDNGDVANSQVTLYQWDDALLISDVRGLEIKTPVTFGLAGGPFNGACNIWYGTSGYAVGPNYSSGIAFDYDGHELGRWSGGTYQAHFANFVTAIKSRDPADLHLDIEDGHLSSALAHLGNVSWALGEPLEPRTPLSLGHLDFPFGGHVSDTLASFQRYLDDNRVDLATTRLSRGRELVLDPITERSTDADANALFSREYRRGYELPRVG
- a CDS encoding UPF0365 family protein, whose amino-acid sequence is MPPIPQPVFVGLLVILGLVALVMLTLVFNYGQLWFQAYWSKAPISFLELLGMSLRKVNARTIVQARIMAVQAGLGREISSRKLEAHYLAGGDVPRVIRALIAAHRADIDLDFDKACAIDLAGRDVLDAVQTSVNPKVIDCPDNASGKSTLSAVAKNGVELKIAARVTVRTNIQQLIGGATEETIIARVGEGIITSIGSAESHFDVMEHPDTISKAVLQRGLDAQTAFQIVSIDIADIEVGENIGARLQADQAEADTRVARAKAEERRSVAIAREQEMKAATAENKARLLQAEALVPTSMGAAFRAGRLGRGLQEGTDPVGA
- a CDS encoding adenine phosphoribosyltransferase, which produces MAPVDLTRHIRDIPDFPKPGILFRDITPLLADGPALATAVERLAAPWLGAGLDAVVAVEARGFLFAVPVALRLGIGVVPVRKPGKLPADTIGHDYDLEYGRDRLEMHRGILAAGARVLVVDDVLATGGTAAACMRLAEAGGASVVGAAFLVELAALGGRERLAPARVESVLVY